A stretch of DNA from Methylobacterium sp. CB376:
CAGACGGCGCCGGAGCTGGCGCCGGGCGCGCCGGACCTGGCGCCGGGCGCGCCGGACCCGGCGCGCCAGGATCTCGCGCCGGGAGGCGTCCTGCGCGCGGCGATCAATTTCGGCAATCCTGTGCTCGCCCGGCGCGACCCGGCCACCGGGGCGCCGGAGGGCGTCTCGGTGGATCTCGCCCGCGAATTCGGGCGCCGCCTCGGCGTCCCGGTCGTGCTCGTCACCTACGAGGGGGCGGGCTTCGTCTCGGACGCGGCGACGCGGGACGCCTGGGACATCTGCTTCCTCGCGGTCGACCCGCAGCGCGCCCAGGCGATCGCCTTCACGGCCCCCTACCTGCTGATCGAGGGGACCTACCTGGTGCGTGCCGAGTCGTCCCTGCGCACGGTCGAGGATGCCGACCGGGACGGGGTGCGGATCGCGGTCGGGCGCGGCAGCGCCTACGACCTCCACCTCAGCCGAACGCTGCGCCGGGCACAGCTCGTGCGCGCCGCGACCTCGGCCGAGGCGCTCGCGCTCTTCGCCGCGCAGGAGCTCGACGCCGCCGCGGGGGTGGCGCAGCCGCTCAAGGCCTACGCGGCGGCGCATCCCGGGCTGCGCGTGATCCCGGGCCGTTTCATGGCGATCGCGCAGGCCGTGGGAATGCGGCCGGGCCGCGAGGCGGGGCTGCGCCGCCTGCGCGACCTCGTCGAGGCCGCCAAGGCGGAGGGCCTGGTCGCCGCGGCGCTCAGGGCCCACGGCCAGGACGCGACCGTGGCCGGGCCGGATCGGCCGCGGTGAGGACGGACCGGCGGCCGGGGCCCGGCCCCCGACGGCGCCGTCGCTCGCGGAACCTTGTCCTGGACCGCGCGCGATCGAGTTC
This window harbors:
- a CDS encoding transporter substrate-binding domain-containing protein, producing MRRLSLIAALAAALAGPARAQTAPELAPGAPDLAPGAPDPARQDLAPGGVLRAAINFGNPVLARRDPATGAPEGVSVDLAREFGRRLGVPVVLVTYEGAGFVSDAATRDAWDICFLAVDPQRAQAIAFTAPYLLIEGTYLVRAESSLRTVEDADRDGVRIAVGRGSAYDLHLSRTLRRAQLVRAATSAEALALFAAQELDAAAGVAQPLKAYAAAHPGLRVIPGRFMAIAQAVGMRPGREAGLRRLRDLVEAAKAEGLVAAALRAHGQDATVAGPDRPR